The following coding sequences are from one Desulfosporosinus orientis DSM 765 window:
- a CDS encoding acetate--CoA ligase family protein — MQYFMEPKDVAIIGASQDFKTINGKILKYLLKHHYQGRIYPVNPKYQEIAGVTCYASVEEIPRDVDLALIAVAAVRVPGILKDCGTHGIKRAVIFSSGFAETGAEGKIIQEEIIATAKKYQMRLIGPNCLGILNASSGMIASFSASLELDCIKTGHLALVSQSGAVGFMLFNLLQEAGVGVNFVVTTGNEADVTVSEGLDYVVENPKTKVILTYLEGLRDGEPFKKTAEKAAEAGKPIIALKVGNSKSGQKAAATHTAALAGSGAAYKSFFDKMGIIQANDSDDIIDLAQAFVPGKLPKGPKVGIVTMSGGVGILLADRSEELGLKIPQLSKGLQEEVQKVIPAFGCAQNPVDVTAQSLNQGEEFKKCLKILLASEELDMLIVAITMATGKMAEKIGMDIAEAALGTDKPLVVSWSVGQVSKPGFDVLKDAGVPLYHSPARAAKVLGALYKYVNFKCGWKKTSGGEINLDRKVKVQKALKENSKVLSEHSTKELLELYGLPVTKEYVAKSAEEAAAMAECMGYPVVMKIDSPDILHKTEAGGVAVNISSAQEAEAKFKEITENGRNYNPQAKINGILIQEQVPPGVEVIVGLQRDPVLGTQIMFGLGGIFVEVLKDVVLKPIPLSREDAQEVLNEIKGGALLNGVRGRQAADKDALVEILLGVSQLAVEAGEDLLSLDINPVMALPQGMGAKILDGVIVTS; from the coding sequence ATGCAGTATTTTATGGAACCTAAAGATGTGGCGATTATTGGAGCAAGCCAGGATTTTAAGACGATTAACGGCAAAATACTTAAGTATTTGCTGAAGCATCATTACCAAGGGAGAATCTATCCGGTCAATCCCAAGTACCAAGAAATTGCGGGTGTCACCTGTTACGCTTCTGTAGAGGAAATACCCAGAGATGTGGATTTAGCCCTTATTGCAGTGGCTGCAGTTCGAGTGCCTGGAATCTTAAAGGACTGTGGTACCCATGGAATCAAACGTGCCGTTATCTTTTCTTCCGGCTTTGCAGAGACCGGTGCTGAAGGCAAGATAATTCAAGAAGAAATCATCGCGACTGCAAAAAAATATCAGATGCGCTTAATCGGCCCTAATTGCTTGGGAATCCTCAATGCTTCTTCTGGGATGATTGCTTCCTTCAGCGCCTCACTGGAACTGGATTGTATTAAAACCGGTCATTTAGCGTTAGTTTCTCAAAGCGGGGCTGTAGGTTTTATGCTCTTTAATCTTTTGCAGGAAGCTGGGGTGGGTGTCAACTTTGTTGTCACTACCGGAAACGAAGCAGATGTGACAGTCAGCGAAGGTTTGGATTATGTGGTGGAGAACCCTAAGACAAAAGTGATCCTTACTTACCTGGAAGGGTTAAGAGATGGAGAGCCCTTTAAAAAGACTGCTGAGAAAGCAGCAGAAGCAGGGAAACCGATTATCGCCTTGAAAGTCGGTAATTCCAAAAGCGGGCAAAAGGCAGCTGCAACTCATACGGCAGCCTTGGCCGGCTCAGGAGCAGCCTACAAAAGCTTCTTCGATAAAATGGGCATTATTCAGGCTAACGATAGTGATGATATTATCGACTTGGCCCAGGCCTTTGTACCTGGAAAACTCCCTAAAGGGCCAAAGGTAGGAATCGTAACTATGTCCGGCGGGGTGGGCATCTTGCTGGCCGATCGTTCGGAAGAACTGGGCCTGAAAATACCCCAATTAAGCAAAGGATTGCAGGAAGAAGTTCAGAAGGTTATTCCAGCCTTTGGCTGCGCCCAAAATCCTGTGGATGTCACTGCCCAATCCCTGAATCAGGGAGAAGAGTTCAAGAAATGTCTCAAGATCCTTTTAGCCTCAGAGGAACTGGATATGTTGATTGTCGCCATTACCATGGCTACAGGGAAAATGGCCGAGAAAATAGGAATGGACATTGCTGAGGCTGCTTTGGGAACGGATAAGCCCCTTGTCGTTAGTTGGAGTGTTGGTCAAGTATCCAAGCCGGGCTTTGATGTTCTGAAGGATGCGGGAGTTCCTCTCTATCACTCCCCGGCCCGGGCAGCCAAAGTTTTGGGGGCATTATATAAATATGTCAATTTCAAATGCGGCTGGAAGAAAACTTCTGGTGGAGAAATCAATCTTGACAGAAAGGTTAAAGTTCAAAAGGCCCTTAAGGAAAACAGTAAAGTCTTAAGTGAACACTCTACAAAGGAACTGTTAGAGCTTTACGGTCTGCCGGTGACCAAAGAATATGTGGCTAAGAGCGCTGAAGAGGCTGCCGCAATGGCTGAATGTATGGGCTATCCGGTGGTTATGAAGATCGATTCTCCCGATATCCTGCATAAAACAGAAGCAGGAGGGGTTGCCGTTAATATTTCCTCGGCTCAGGAGGCAGAAGCAAAGTTCAAAGAAATTACGGAAAACGGTCGGAATTATAATCCTCAAGCCAAGATCAACGGTATTTTAATTCAGGAACAAGTACCGCCGGGAGTCGAGGTCATCGTTGGTTTGCAGAGAGATCCGGTCTTAGGGACGCAGATCATGTTTGGTCTCGGTGGAATCTTTGTTGAGGTTCTTAAAGATGTGGTATTAAAACCCATACCGTTAAGCCGTGAGGACGCTCAAGAGGTTTTGAACGAGATTAAGGGTGGCGCCCTGTTAAACGGTGTTAGGGGCAGACAGGCGGCAGACAAAGATGCCTTAGTTGAAATCCTGCTTGGAGTCAGTCAATTAGCGGTAGAAGCGGGGGAGGATCTCTTGAGTCTGGATATTAATCCGGTAATGGCATTACCACAAGGTATGGGAGCCAAAATACTCGATGGCGTCATAGTTACGTCTTGA